A stretch of Vespula vulgaris chromosome 5, iyVesVulg1.1, whole genome shotgun sequence DNA encodes these proteins:
- the LOC127063765 gene encoding zinc finger CCCH domain-containing protein 3, translating into MNVKLLNEIDYLTRLIKKYKNESSGNLPNNNATNKQNINMNITERKSNVNTFPESRPIDILTYEKTNNIKPSTTSCNVYVNPYFKPQNPVVHINPKMHMKPFIHVNPKLVKSVASTNETTMNNTSNIMSNSEQNLTQMDIKKMKLHTKPSIHVNPKIMTSIASSTSMTENNYTSVKSDIKESFIQTDVKKSVYINPKLMSKLSSTKESKIVEKKETIPNFNQPACSRLKFIRKIDNTKTPIKKTNMSNILLLSKRKLIRAKRTMKGNTVISQIGPQKVKKLSPTKKIKSTTLQSTKNIVANNNTLQSTNNGINLSKVHNTKTKVNKYKIDRTVQLLTEPKKSENSQPKKDKYDLMELVTIGGIVYKSSRNQLVRRSYSLKRKLASNTKNDKFMITTNGKKLCRLKITKDVSTRKNATQTTESKFGNMVTSKIAYKNNISNKVKQRSIQILRNKMRKNNQPCLFFQRFGYCANQKKGTCSKLHDKKQISVCKKFLQGKCLLDACPLSHDVGPEKMPTCKYFLEACCTRDQCPYRHVKVSSSTPICIEFLQGYCSKGNECKLRHEYLCPEYNKTSNCSKGKYCPYPHKPTTSIARQNNKYTQKEPNAIKNQSTSTMENDTELTNHECRLRYYENTDTVNSDLATTKDNIMKKVQIMKNVVLAQQSGNIFMNEEFSNNNIAEPSISEKESTNNFENKLPKRLPLGILPAFIPIN; encoded by the exons atGAATGTAAAACTATTAAATGAGATCGATTATCTGACTC gtcttataaaaaaatataagaatgaaTCGTCTGGAAATTTGCCTAATAATAATGCTACAAATAAacagaatataaatatgaatataactGAACGTAAAAGTAACGTAAATACATTTCCTGAATCTCGACCAATTGACATACTGACttatgaaaaaacaaataatataaaacctTCAACAACATCCTGTAACGTTTATGTTAATCCATATTTTAAGCCACAAAATCCTGTGGTACATATCAATCCCAAAATGCACATGAAACCATTCATACATGTCAATCCTAAATTAGTAAAAAGTGTTGCTAGTACAAATGAAACTACCATGAATAATACTTCTAACATAATGAGTAATTCTGAACAAAATTTAACACAAATGGacataaaaaagatgaaacttCATACAAAACCTTCAATACATGTCAATCCAAAGATAATGACTAGCATCGCCAGTTCAACCTCAATgacagaaaataattatacatctGTTAAATCAGATATTAAAGAAAGTTTTATTCAGACAGATGTAAAAAAATCAGTATATATAAATCCAAAATTAATGTCAAAGTTATCCTCCACTAAAGAATCTAAAAtagttgaaaagaaagagaccaTACCAAATTTCAATCAACCTGCATGTTcaagattaaaatttataagaaaaattgacaATACCAAAACtcctataaaaaaaactaatatgtcaaatattttattattatcaaaaagaaaattaataagagcTAAACGCACAATGAAAGGAAATACTGTGATTTCTCAAATAGGTCcacaaaaagttaaaaaactttctccaacaaaaaaaattaaaagtaccACATTACAGagtacaaaaaatattgtagccaataataatacattgcAATCCACAAATAATGGTATAAACTTATCAAAAGTGCATAATACtaaaacaaaagtaaataaatacaaaatcgATAGAACTGTACAATTATTAACAGAAccgaaaaaaagtgaaaattcTCAACCAAAGAAAGACAA GTATGATTTGATGGAATTAGTTACAATTGGAGGAATAGTATATAAATCATCCAGAAATCAATTGGTTCGAAGAAGTTACTCTTTAAAGA GAAAGCTTGCATCAAATACTAAAAATGACAAATTTATGATTACGACCAACGGTAAGAAGCTTTGTAGACTCAAAATAACCAAAGATGTATCTACTCGGAAGAATGCTACACAAACGACTGAATCTAAATTTGGGAACATGGTTACATCAAAAATTGCTTACAAGAATAACATTAG TAATAAAGTTAAACAAAGGAGTATACAAATTCTGCGCAATAAAATGCGCAAAAATAACCAACCATGTTTGTTCTTCCAACGATTTGGATACTGTGCCAATCAAAAGAAGGGAACCTGTTCCAAACTTCATGACAAAAAACAGATCTCAGTTTGTAAAAA ATTTCTTCAAGGAAAATGCTTATTGGATGCATGTCCACTTTCACATGATGTTGGACCTGAGAAAATGCCAACCTGCAAATATTTTCTAGAAGCCTGTTGTACAAGAGATCAGTGTCCGTATCGTCATGTCAAAGTTTCTTCTAGTACTCCCATCTGCATAGAATTTCTACAAGGATATTGTTCTAAGGGAAACGAG TGTAAGCTGCGTCACGAGTATCTTTGCCCTGAATATAACAAAACAAGCAACTGCAGCAAAGGTAAGTATTGTCCCTATCCTCATAAACCAACTACATCTATTGCCCGACAAAACAATAAGTATACACAAAAAGAACCTAAtgcaattaaaaatcaaagtaCATCTACAATGGAGAATGATACAGAATTGACCAATCATGAATGTAGATTACGATATTACGAGAATACTGACACAGTCAATAGTGATCTTGCTACAACAAAggataatattatgaaaaaagtacaaattatgaaaaatgttgTACTAGCACAACAATCTGgcaatatatttatgaacgaGGAATTCTCTAACAACAATATTGCAGAACCAAGCATATCCGAAAAAGAGTcaacaaataattttgaaaacaaATTGCCGAAAAGATTGCCTCTTGGTATTCTACCTGCTTTTATCCCTATTAATTAA